The following coding sequences lie in one Tichowtungia aerotolerans genomic window:
- a CDS encoding GH36-type glycosyl hydrolase domain-containing protein, whose product MKYGYFDDANREYVITNPRTPFPWINYLGNEEFFGLISNTAGGYCFYKDAKFRRLTRYRYNNVPMDVGGRYYYIKDGDTVWNPGWKPTQTELDFYECRHGLSYSKFIGEKAGICSGLTCLVPKGTNAEVHKLVIKNCSDVRKELKLFSFVEWCLWNAQTDMENFQRNLSVGEVEIDGSVLYHKTEYKERRDHYAYFSVNAPIQGFDTDRESFIGLYNGFENPQVVAEGQPRNSEAHGWSPIASHYLEVNLEPGEKREFVFVLGYVENAADEKWESKGIISKTKAREVIAEFDTVEKVDAALAELSNDWKKLLDVYQVSSGDEKLDRMVNIWNPYQCMVTFNMSRSASFFESGIGRGMGFRDSNQDLIGFVHQIPERAKQRIIDIASTQFEDGAAYHQYQPLTKRGNADIGGDFNDDPLWLILSVSAYIKETGDGSILDETVPYDNDMSKATDLFGHLTRSFNFTVNNLGPHGLPLIGRADWNDCLNLNCFSNDPNESFQTTGNKMGRTAESLMIAGQFVLYGREYVELCRRRGIDTAEAEQHIANMIGAVKEHGWDGEWFLRAYDYYGKPVGSKENEEAQIFIESQGFCTMAEIGKEEGLCEKALDSVEERLACEHGIVLNNPAFTKYVIEYGEISTYPKGYKENAGIFCHNNPWVIVGETKIGRGDKALDYWKRIAPAYREEKSELHKMEPYVYSQMIAGKDAFKPGEAKNSWLTGTAAWNWAAISQDILGIKPGYDGLIIDPCVSRGWKNYKVTRKYRGATYNITIENPHSVCKGVKAMTVNGEAVTGNAIPAADAGSSVDVLVTLG is encoded by the coding sequence ATGAAATACGGTTATTTTGATGATGCAAACCGCGAATATGTAATTACGAACCCGAGAACTCCGTTTCCCTGGATCAACTATCTCGGAAACGAAGAGTTTTTCGGGCTGATATCCAATACTGCCGGCGGCTACTGTTTTTATAAGGATGCGAAGTTTCGCCGTTTGACCCGCTATCGCTACAACAACGTGCCGATGGATGTCGGCGGCCGCTACTACTACATTAAAGACGGCGACACGGTCTGGAATCCCGGCTGGAAACCGACGCAGACCGAGCTCGATTTTTACGAGTGTCGTCATGGTCTCAGCTATTCAAAATTCATTGGCGAAAAAGCCGGCATTTGCTCCGGACTCACCTGTCTTGTTCCGAAAGGAACCAATGCCGAAGTCCATAAGCTGGTTATCAAAAACTGTTCCGATGTCCGCAAAGAGCTGAAGCTCTTCTCCTTCGTCGAGTGGTGTCTGTGGAACGCGCAGACGGATATGGAAAACTTCCAGCGCAACCTTTCGGTTGGCGAAGTTGAAATCGACGGGTCGGTGCTCTACCACAAAACCGAATACAAAGAGCGTCGCGACCATTATGCTTATTTTTCGGTCAATGCTCCGATTCAGGGCTTTGACACCGATCGCGAATCGTTCATCGGTCTCTACAATGGGTTTGAAAACCCGCAGGTGGTTGCCGAAGGCCAACCGCGCAACTCTGAAGCTCACGGCTGGTCGCCGATCGCTTCGCACTATCTCGAAGTGAATCTGGAGCCGGGTGAAAAGCGCGAGTTCGTCTTCGTGCTGGGTTACGTCGAAAATGCCGCGGATGAAAAATGGGAGTCCAAAGGCATCATCAGCAAAACCAAAGCCAGAGAGGTGATTGCTGAATTCGATACGGTCGAAAAAGTAGACGCCGCGCTGGCCGAGCTTTCCAATGATTGGAAAAAGCTGCTGGATGTCTATCAGGTTTCGAGCGGCGACGAAAAACTCGACCGCATGGTCAACATCTGGAACCCCTACCAGTGCATGGTCACCTTCAACATGAGCCGCAGCGCCTCTTTCTTCGAGTCGGGAATCGGCCGTGGAATGGGCTTCCGCGACTCCAACCAGGACCTGATCGGATTTGTGCATCAGATTCCGGAGCGCGCCAAACAGCGCATTATTGATATCGCCTCCACGCAGTTTGAAGACGGCGCGGCCTACCATCAGTATCAGCCGCTGACCAAGCGCGGAAACGCCGACATCGGCGGCGACTTTAATGATGATCCGCTCTGGCTGATTCTGTCCGTCTCCGCCTACATCAAGGAAACCGGCGACGGGTCTATTCTGGATGAAACGGTTCCGTACGACAATGACATGAGTAAAGCGACCGACCTGTTCGGTCACTTGACCCGTTCATTCAACTTTACGGTCAATAATCTCGGTCCGCACGGCCTGCCGCTGATCGGTCGCGCCGACTGGAACGACTGTCTGAACCTCAACTGCTTCTCGAACGATCCGAACGAATCGTTCCAGACCACTGGTAACAAAATGGGGCGTACGGCCGAGTCGCTGATGATCGCCGGGCAGTTTGTGCTTTATGGTCGCGAGTATGTTGAACTGTGCAGGCGCCGCGGCATTGATACCGCAGAAGCCGAGCAGCATATCGCGAACATGATCGGAGCCGTCAAAGAGCACGGATGGGACGGAGAGTGGTTCCTGCGCGCTTACGACTACTATGGCAAGCCGGTCGGCTCCAAAGAGAACGAGGAAGCTCAGATTTTCATCGAATCGCAGGGCTTCTGCACCATGGCCGAAATCGGCAAGGAAGAGGGGCTTTGCGAAAAGGCTCTCGACTCGGTCGAAGAGCGCCTCGCCTGCGAGCACGGGATTGTACTCAACAACCCGGCGTTCACGAAGTATGTCATCGAGTACGGCGAAATTTCCACCTACCCGAAAGGGTACAAAGAAAACGCCGGGATTTTCTGCCACAACAATCCGTGGGTGATTGTCGGCGAAACAAAAATCGGGCGCGGCGACAAGGCGCTCGATTACTGGAAACGGATCGCTCCGGCTTATCGCGAGGAAAAATCCGAGCTGCACAAAATGGAGCCCTATGTCTACTCGCAGATGATTGCCGGTAAAGACGCCTTCAAGCCTGGCGAAGCCAAAAACAGCTGGCTCACCGGAACCGCCGCATGGAACTGGGCCGCGATTTCTCAGGACATTCTTGGCATCAAACCCGGTTACGATGGACTGATTATTGACCCTTGTGTTTCCAGGGGTTGGAAAAACTACAAGGTCACCCGCAAATACCGCGGTGCGACCTACAACATCACCATTGAAAACCCGCACAGCGTCTGCAAGGGCGTTAAAGCAATGACGGTTAATGGCGAAGCTGTTACTGGAAATGCAATTCCTGCTGCGGATGCAGGCAGCTCTGTTGATGTACTCGTTACGCTAGGATAG
- a CDS encoding sulfatase yields MKKILTLMALFLTALCTQAAISIIDTNTGGFSSGTGAVTGSVSTAVSLQEGDVIVVSAATNKKGDVSPITLVQTGGTGSTDGQTVLYNGLTTYPTSWGWFMTVTNAGSFTYELRSEYITAVASLHVLRANGGSIALAGSAAWDDTDNADNGFSYSLNYSFSTNLSGAVLIEAISARTDLVSEPATYTEEINGSDKRVIASHTAVSGTSWSSAYTLSGGDVDKQTSGALGMIFTEGEGAEPPPTVSPYEGTNVLFIAIDDINPILGSFGNTLIQTPNMDRLAERGTVFLNAHCQWAVCGPSRASLMTGLMPEQTGVMGFTKMRGDAVNDDRDNARGVTNIVTIPQLFIEYGYETAAVGKINDNRCVGSINPDGTINEDGYSVDDPPSWSYGFENPPGVGSTTAVRTNDGVTVKLAAESVDQPATDFIDGAIATGGLSLLNTLAAGSKPFFLGVGFKKPHLPFLAPKSSWDLYDRDDFNPAPFPYAMANATPYTFNSVTELRNSYYLETDSSGNALQLTFDILPDEQQKLLRHGYYACISHVDEQIGRLLDELDALGLASNTIIVLWGDHGFHLGDHNEWGKHTNLEQATRVPFIISAPGYLPGQVSTAPVGLLDIFPTLCELSGIPEPVQPPNSVDPNDRPLSGRSLVPILQDASAHVQTGIMNHYGSGTYGYAYRTDRYRYTEWIDSSGVIQARELYDYELDPLETVNLADEPGYEGLIYQFSRSMRNADEAHGCDRLKSSAPAAATSANLTLRGIELQNGQISWPDAAGVSWNLMSTSNLTSGTWTTKQTGITAPIIMPTPDPQRFYRVDVVQ; encoded by the coding sequence ATGAAAAAGATACTCACACTGATGGCTCTCTTTTTGACTGCGCTCTGCACACAGGCGGCGATTTCTATTATCGACACCAACACAGGTGGCTTTTCGTCCGGAACCGGCGCAGTGACCGGATCTGTCAGCACCGCGGTATCGCTGCAGGAAGGTGATGTGATTGTCGTCTCGGCCGCCACCAACAAGAAAGGCGACGTTTCACCAATCACCCTGGTACAGACCGGCGGCACAGGATCCACCGACGGACAAACAGTGCTGTATAACGGACTGACCACCTACCCGACCAGCTGGGGCTGGTTCATGACGGTGACCAACGCCGGTTCGTTTACTTACGAACTCCGCTCGGAATATATTACCGCGGTTGCCTCCCTGCATGTTCTTCGCGCCAACGGAGGATCAATTGCACTGGCCGGATCCGCCGCATGGGACGATACCGACAATGCGGACAACGGCTTTTCATACTCCCTGAATTATTCGTTCAGCACCAACTTGTCCGGAGCCGTTCTGATTGAAGCCATCAGCGCCCGAACCGATCTCGTCTCTGAACCCGCGACTTATACGGAAGAAATCAACGGATCGGACAAACGGGTGATTGCGTCCCACACAGCTGTCTCCGGCACCAGCTGGAGTTCAGCATACACCCTCTCCGGCGGGGATGTGGACAAACAAACCTCGGGTGCGCTCGGAATGATTTTCACAGAAGGCGAAGGCGCAGAACCGCCGCCGACCGTTTCGCCGTATGAAGGAACCAATGTTCTGTTTATTGCTATTGACGATATTAATCCAATCCTTGGAAGTTTTGGGAATACGCTTATTCAAACGCCCAACATGGACCGCCTTGCCGAGCGCGGCACGGTCTTCCTCAATGCGCACTGCCAATGGGCCGTCTGCGGCCCGAGCCGCGCCAGCCTGATGACCGGACTGATGCCGGAACAGACCGGCGTAATGGGCTTCACAAAAATGCGCGGCGATGCCGTGAATGATGATCGAGATAATGCCCGCGGCGTCACCAACATTGTTACGATTCCTCAGCTCTTTATTGAGTATGGCTACGAAACCGCCGCTGTCGGAAAAATCAACGACAATCGCTGCGTCGGTTCGATCAATCCCGACGGCACCATCAATGAAGACGGCTACAGCGTGGATGATCCGCCATCATGGTCGTACGGTTTTGAAAATCCGCCCGGCGTCGGCAGCACAACGGCGGTGCGAACCAATGACGGCGTAACGGTTAAACTGGCCGCCGAAAGTGTCGACCAGCCGGCCACTGACTTTATCGACGGTGCTATCGCCACCGGGGGACTCTCCCTGCTCAATACGCTGGCCGCAGGCAGCAAACCGTTTTTCCTCGGCGTTGGTTTCAAAAAACCTCACCTGCCGTTCCTCGCGCCGAAGTCGAGCTGGGATCTTTATGACCGCGATGATTTCAACCCCGCTCCCTTCCCGTACGCCATGGCCAATGCAACGCCCTACACGTTCAACAGCGTCACCGAACTGCGCAACAGCTACTACCTTGAAACCGACAGCTCCGGCAATGCCCTGCAGCTCACATTCGATATCCTTCCGGACGAACAGCAAAAACTGCTGCGGCACGGATATTACGCCTGCATCTCACACGTCGACGAACAGATCGGACGCCTGCTCGACGAACTCGATGCTCTCGGCCTTGCCAGCAACACCATCATCGTACTGTGGGGTGACCACGGCTTCCATCTCGGCGATCACAACGAATGGGGAAAACACACGAACCTCGAACAGGCCACCCGCGTGCCGTTCATCATCAGCGCACCCGGCTACCTGCCGGGACAGGTTTCCACTGCCCCGGTCGGCCTGCTGGATATATTCCCCACCCTTTGCGAGCTCTCCGGAATACCGGAACCGGTTCAACCGCCAAACTCTGTCGACCCGAATGACCGCCCGCTTTCCGGGCGCAGCCTCGTTCCGATTCTACAGGATGCTTCGGCACACGTTCAAACCGGCATTATGAACCACTACGGTAGCGGCACCTACGGCTATGCCTATCGCACCGACCGTTATCGTTACACCGAATGGATTGATTCATCCGGCGTCATTCAGGCGCGAGAGCTCTATGACTATGAACTCGACCCGCTCGAAACCGTCAACCTCGCCGATGAACCGGGCTACGAAGGACTCATCTACCAATTCTCGCGCTCGATGCGCAATGCAGACGAAGCGCATGGATGTGACCGGCTCAAATCCTCTGCGCCGGCCGCGGCCACATCAGCCAACCTGACTCTGCGCGGCATCGAGCTTCAGAACGGACAGATTTCCTGGCCGGATGCCGCAGGCGTCAGCTGGAACCTGATGAGCACCTCCAACCTGACCTCCGGCACATGGACCACCAAGCAGACAGGGATCACGGCACCAATCATCATGCCAACCCCCGACCCGCAGCGCTTTTATCGCGTTGATGTGGTGCAGTAA
- a CDS encoding SGNH/GDSL hydrolase family protein, translating into MKKPILFAILLSSISSAVEIHGLRYVTETEEGIRFARFREDILAMPTHQLGLNPAKAQNTSGGIVAFKTDAAQITAHFKILSANYMGAGFGVFENSKLIEEFKFSPQATDAVLKFQSTQPGESLFEIVLPSFANVEFQGLESDGGKVPTIGNQKGADSACYVALGDSISHGVGQDGYGHKTWPFLLSRKLNMELFNLAVGGGKIAVPVAEMLEDWKWIDLITILVGYNGLHFNDKSPETYKADYARLLDAIRKNHPETKIVCISLLTTKKPVSEKTGHTVDEFRAVLEKLVAEHNDPNLILIKGEEVSSEKNLQADKPQDPVHLSIEGAALLADSLFEKLTSSALFHRKSTNHQ; encoded by the coding sequence ATGAAAAAGCCGATTCTATTTGCAATCCTGTTAAGCAGCATCAGCAGTGCTGTAGAAATTCATGGACTCCGATATGTGACAGAAACGGAAGAAGGAATCCGTTTTGCCCGTTTCCGTGAAGACATTCTTGCAATGCCGACGCATCAGCTTGGTCTCAACCCGGCCAAAGCACAAAACACAAGCGGAGGAATTGTTGCGTTCAAAACAGATGCAGCTCAAATCACCGCTCACTTTAAGATTCTCAGCGCAAATTATATGGGTGCGGGCTTCGGCGTGTTTGAAAACAGCAAGTTGATTGAGGAGTTTAAATTCAGCCCGCAGGCAACAGATGCCGTCCTGAAATTCCAATCAACCCAGCCAGGAGAGTCGCTGTTTGAAATCGTCCTGCCCAGCTTCGCCAATGTCGAGTTCCAAGGCTTGGAATCCGACGGTGGAAAAGTTCCAACCATTGGAAATCAAAAGGGTGCAGACTCAGCCTGCTATGTTGCGTTGGGCGACTCGATTTCGCACGGGGTTGGTCAGGACGGGTATGGGCATAAAACGTGGCCGTTCCTGCTGTCACGAAAACTGAACATGGAGCTGTTCAATCTGGCGGTCGGCGGCGGGAAGATTGCGGTTCCTGTGGCAGAGATGCTGGAGGACTGGAAGTGGATTGACCTGATCACAATTCTGGTTGGATATAACGGACTGCACTTCAATGATAAATCCCCCGAAACCTACAAGGCGGACTATGCCCGGTTGCTGGATGCGATTCGTAAAAACCATCCCGAAACAAAAATTGTCTGCATTTCCCTGCTGACTACGAAAAAACCGGTTTCTGAAAAGACCGGCCATACGGTTGATGAATTTCGTGCCGTACTCGAAAAACTGGTCGCCGAGCACAACGACCCCAACCTGATTCTGATCAAAGGCGAAGAGGTTTCCTCCGAAAAAAACCTTCAGGCCGACAAACCGCAGGATCCGGTGCATCTGAGCATTGAAGGCGCAGCGCTGCTGGCGGACAGTCTGTTTGAGAAACTAACCAGCAGTGCACTTTTTCACCGAAAAAGCACCAATCATCAATGA
- a CDS encoding GH39 family glycosyl hydrolase yields the protein MRPLLTFLATTAVTVQATTVSVDANKAIATVDRAKLLGINIAIYNNPADFAWAMTDGPLGDLRIGLVRMPGGSQSDRFYWNGNGVIESGKADPMKYKAPFWQVDYSAYKPGFCVDNLDWSKAETGIVQIDAKTMHEITAKHPTARNLVTVNAGTGTPAMAAEWVRWANIENGWNVKYWEIGNELNGEWEAGHIRPDGSKMTAEKYAEIFIEFAKAMKAVDPTIKIGGPSCDIRHHEDYFEPLLKLAGEHVDFLSLHFYSLRSSLAPEHELFQGLENLKPVTDRLDELVKKHQPARFGEIEYSITEWNSKLPKDQDAYRLFNGLWFASWIGEMIECGIDSATVWDMFSGDDNGHGMLVEQDGTYVPTGRTWGFWLWSHCMADTLVESSVDNNLLHVHATRDDDNLYVMIMNESRTESFPVELNLNGFKATGGTVTTLSSREYFRNPVTHRTEWNSGPSTEPWKVSNKVTIPPYCLKVYQLSTNPPRPAGTPPTEGVKNSPLPRRGGRSNATDGESPSLNFVLPNTGFGDLEVEGWVRAVNKGTTDPFAKDLGKVKLSADNGAIIEQIEPELSGATAKFILKPNGPGNVTVTAECDGLQTEQTIDFKPVEFEELIAWPFDEMPKASESRLVPTIGNGRLQIAFKNENVAPPNNHIFAIKEYPRSVPKERIGGIFFNVEVSKHWKPAGAKLQVVLQSHGAYWIPCGEISLVPAKEQVVRLEIPNEQFLRVMDQGFAVLFLLNSNEPVSGTLELDNLGFLLRPRIQS from the coding sequence ATGAGACCTCTTCTGACTTTTCTCGCCACCACAGCCGTCACGGTTCAGGCAACCACCGTTTCAGTCGATGCAAATAAAGCAATCGCAACGGTTGACCGCGCCAAGCTGCTGGGGATTAACATTGCGATTTATAACAATCCGGCCGACTTTGCATGGGCGATGACCGACGGGCCGCTCGGTGACCTGCGCATCGGGCTGGTGCGCATGCCCGGCGGATCACAGTCCGATCGCTTTTACTGGAACGGAAACGGCGTCATCGAAAGCGGAAAAGCCGATCCGATGAAATACAAAGCCCCCTTCTGGCAGGTGGATTACTCCGCCTACAAACCCGGCTTCTGCGTCGATAACCTCGACTGGAGCAAAGCAGAAACCGGCATTGTACAGATCGATGCAAAAACCATGCACGAGATCACGGCGAAGCATCCGACCGCCCGCAACCTCGTTACGGTCAACGCCGGAACCGGCACCCCGGCAATGGCCGCCGAGTGGGTGCGCTGGGCAAACATCGAAAACGGCTGGAACGTGAAATACTGGGAGATCGGTAACGAGCTCAACGGCGAATGGGAAGCCGGACACATCCGCCCCGACGGCTCCAAAATGACCGCCGAAAAATACGCGGAAATTTTCATCGAGTTCGCCAAAGCCATGAAGGCGGTCGACCCGACCATCAAGATCGGCGGTCCATCGTGCGATATCCGTCACCACGAAGACTATTTTGAACCGCTTTTAAAACTGGCCGGCGAGCACGTCGACTTCCTGTCGCTTCACTTTTACTCTCTGCGCAGCAGCCTCGCGCCTGAACATGAACTTTTCCAAGGGTTGGAAAACCTGAAACCGGTCACCGACCGCCTCGACGAGCTGGTGAAGAAACATCAGCCGGCACGCTTTGGCGAAATCGAATATTCAATCACGGAGTGGAATTCCAAACTGCCGAAAGATCAGGACGCTTACCGCCTGTTTAACGGCTTGTGGTTTGCGTCGTGGATCGGTGAAATGATCGAATGCGGCATCGACTCGGCGACCGTATGGGACATGTTCAGCGGCGATGACAACGGCCACGGCATGCTGGTTGAACAGGACGGAACCTACGTGCCGACCGGCCGAACCTGGGGTTTCTGGCTGTGGAGCCACTGCATGGCCGATACCCTGGTTGAATCATCGGTCGACAACAATCTGCTGCACGTTCACGCCACGCGCGACGACGACAACCTGTACGTGATGATCATGAACGAATCGCGCACTGAAAGCTTCCCGGTCGAGCTCAACCTGAATGGTTTCAAAGCGACAGGCGGAACCGTCACCACCCTCTCCTCACGCGAATATTTTCGAAATCCGGTGACACATCGTACCGAGTGGAACTCGGGCCCATCAACAGAACCATGGAAGGTTTCAAACAAGGTCACTATCCCGCCTTATTGCCTAAAAGTTTATCAGCTCTCCACAAACCCACCCCGCCCTGCGGGCACCCCTCCCACGGAGGGGGTCAAGAACAGTCCCCTCCCTCGGAGGGGTGGCCGGAGCAACGCGACGGACGGGGAGAGTCCGTCTCTAAATTTTGTTCTGCCAAATACCGGCTTCGGCGATCTGGAGGTTGAAGGCTGGGTGCGTGCGGTGAACAAAGGAACGACTGATCCGTTTGCAAAAGATCTTGGAAAGGTGAAACTGAGCGCCGACAACGGCGCCATCATCGAACAGATTGAACCGGAACTGAGCGGCGCAACCGCCAAGTTTATCCTGAAGCCGAACGGCCCCGGCAACGTCACCGTAACGGCCGAATGCGATGGACTGCAGACCGAACAGACCATCGACTTCAAACCGGTTGAGTTTGAAGAACTGATTGCATGGCCCTTCGATGAAATGCCGAAGGCTTCTGAGTCACGGCTTGTTCCAACCATTGGAAACGGACGTCTGCAGATTGCGTTTAAAAATGAAAATGTCGCACCGCCGAACAATCACATTTTTGCGATCAAGGAATATCCGCGCAGCGTGCCGAAAGAGCGGATCGGCGGCATATTCTTTAATGTAGAAGTTTCCAAACATTGGAAACCGGCGGGCGCAAAACTGCAAGTGGTTTTACAAAGTCACGGGGCCTACTGGATTCCGTGCGGCGAGATATCGCTCGTTCCCGCAAAAGAGCAGGTTGTACGGCTGGAAATTCCCAACGAACAGTTTTTAAGAGTAATGGATCAGGGCTTTGCCGTTTTGTTCCTGCTCAACTCCAACGAGCCGGTCAGCGGCACACTGGAACTCGATAATCTCGGCTTCCTGCTCCGCCCCAGAATCCAATCATGA
- a CDS encoding sulfatase family protein gives MKHLITTSLCMISAGSALAAASPESHHSAQPNVIFFIADDMLPKHFNCLPEGKGKNLTPNIDRLAEEGIVMMEQYCASPVCTPSRYNVLTGRYASRATNPWFEQTTAGNGGQSVVEFNSHIMPDDVTLPKLLKKAGYETGMAGKNHVVEVSGLKRFPNFDASAKDPQNASKLKANHDRVCQAIREVGFDFADHVYDNNPDFLGLHDVAVQNMDWITEAGVEFLNRPRQKPFFLYLATTVPHGPTKEKRSWNANPLITAVGYLDKAPTVQPPRATIPERVKAAGLPVNDDTCNMLWLDDALGALIQTLEKNGLLDNTVIFFYSDHGQKSKGTLYEGGVHNPSIIWREGGWPAGSTSDALVHIVDFAPTMLDIAGANPEEADFDGKSFLPVLNGGQPDPDRILYFELGYARAIRKGNWKYLAVRYPDNLENMGPEERKALLDEWNAERTRKHLRIVTEDPSQPFSHLTAIPGGGDAERASTGSYPGYFDRDQLYDLSKDPREQNNLAGNPEYAAVLADMKAELEKMVEDLPGTFGEFGQ, from the coding sequence ATGAAACATTTAATCACGACATCACTCTGTATGATCTCAGCTGGCTCAGCGCTTGCCGCAGCATCCCCCGAATCTCACCATTCGGCACAGCCGAATGTGATCTTTTTCATCGCCGACGACATGCTTCCGAAACACTTTAACTGCCTGCCGGAAGGAAAAGGTAAAAACCTCACGCCGAATATCGACCGACTTGCCGAAGAAGGCATCGTGATGATGGAGCAGTACTGCGCGTCACCGGTCTGCACCCCAAGCCGCTACAACGTGCTGACCGGCCGCTACGCCAGCCGCGCCACCAATCCATGGTTCGAGCAGACCACCGCCGGGAACGGCGGGCAGAGCGTTGTGGAGTTTAACTCGCACATCATGCCGGACGACGTAACCCTGCCGAAACTTCTGAAGAAGGCAGGCTACGAAACCGGCATGGCCGGCAAAAACCACGTCGTTGAAGTGAGCGGGCTCAAGCGTTTCCCGAACTTTGATGCCAGCGCCAAAGATCCTCAAAACGCCTCGAAACTGAAAGCCAATCACGACCGCGTCTGCCAGGCCATCCGCGAAGTCGGCTTTGATTTTGCCGATCATGTTTACGACAACAACCCCGACTTCCTCGGCCTGCACGATGTCGCCGTCCAGAACATGGATTGGATCACTGAAGCCGGTGTTGAGTTTCTTAACCGTCCGCGACAGAAACCGTTCTTCCTTTATCTGGCCACCACCGTCCCGCACGGACCGACGAAAGAGAAGCGTTCGTGGAACGCCAACCCGCTGATCACAGCGGTCGGCTATCTTGACAAAGCCCCGACCGTCCAGCCGCCGCGCGCAACCATTCCGGAACGCGTCAAAGCCGCCGGACTGCCGGTCAATGACGACACCTGCAACATGCTCTGGCTCGACGACGCCCTCGGGGCGCTCATCCAGACCTTGGAAAAGAACGGCCTGCTCGACAACACCGTCATCTTTTTTTACAGCGACCACGGACAGAAATCCAAAGGCACACTCTACGAAGGCGGCGTACACAACCCGAGCATCATCTGGCGCGAAGGCGGCTGGCCCGCCGGATCCACCAGCGACGCACTGGTGCATATAGTCGACTTTGCTCCCACCATGCTCGACATCGCCGGCGCCAATCCTGAAGAAGCTGACTTTGATGGCAAAAGCTTCCTGCCCGTCCTCAACGGCGGCCAGCCGGATCCCGACCGCATCCTCTACTTTGAACTCGGCTACGCCCGCGCCATCCGCAAAGGCAACTGGAAATACCTCGCTGTGCGCTATCCGGACAATCTGGAAAATATGGGTCCCGAAGAGCGCAAAGCCCTGCTCGACGAATGGAATGCCGAACGCACCCGCAAGCACCTGCGCATCGTCACCGAAGATCCCTCCCAACCGTTCAGTCACCTGACCGCCATCCCCGGCGGCGGCGACGCCGAGCGCGCCTCCACGGGCTCCTATCCCGGCTACTTCGACCGCGATCAGCTCTACGATCTGTCCAAAGATCCGCGCGAACAGAACAACCTCGCCGGCAACCCCGAATACGCCGCCGTCCTCGCCGACATGAAAGCCGAGCTCGAAAAAATGGTCGAAGACCTCCCAGGCACCTTCGGAGAATTTGGGCAATGA